The genomic interval AACACAGGAGGTAGGGAACCGACAGCGCGTGGACCGCGAGCAGGTCGACGAGCGCAACGGGTTCGTTCACGAGGCGCGTCCCCGCGGCGACGGCAACGAACACGGCGACGTTGACGAGCACGATGGGAACCGCGAGCGCGAGGAACTTCTCGCCGAGCACGCGCGCTCGGGAGACCGGCGCCGCGAGGAGCGTGTCGAGGCGGTCGTCTTCGATGTCGCCGGCGACCGTGCCCGCCGCGCTGTAGGCGACGTAGCCACCCAGGCCGAGTAACCAGACGAACTGGTACAGTTCGAGGGCGATGAACCCCTCGATAGTGCCGATCGCAGCGAGGTCGAACGCGTCGACGAGCGCCGGCGGGTACTGGTCGACGAACGCCGCGAGGTCGACCTCGCCGAGCAGGCTGGGCGCGAGAAACACCATCATCGCCGCGAACGCCGACAGGCCGACGGCGATCAGCGCCGACGCCGGCAGTCGCCGCCGGCCCTCGAACCGCGCGGTCGCCAACATCAGGTCGACGCCCCCGTCGACACCTCACCGTCGCGCTCGCCGTCGTCGGCAACCGTCTCGTCGGAGTCGGTCTCCGCGCGCGACTCGTCGCCCGTCACGTCGGCGACCGTGCCGTCGCCGTCGACGCCGCCGCCGTAGAACCGCATGAACACGTCCTCCAGCGGCGCCTCTTCGATAGCGAGGTCGACGAGGTCGTGGTCGAGCAGTCGCCGGAGCAGCGGTTCGTACGGCCCGGTGTAGGTGAACGAGACGGTCGTCCCCGCGCGGGTCCCCGTCGCGGCGGACTCGCCGTCACCGACGGTCACGTCATGGGCGCCGTCGACGGCGAACGCGTCTGCGGGGACCGGGTTCGCGAACTCGGCGCGGACGACCTTCCCGCTCCGGTGGAGCAGGTCGTCGACGTCCTCCAGCGCGATGAGGCGCCCTTCGCGGATGATGCCGACGCGGTCGCACACCTTCCGCACCTCGCTCAGCACGTGCGAGGAGAAGAAGAACGTCTTCCCGCGCTCCTGTTCGGCTCGGACGAACGCGTGGAACTGCTCCTGTTTCAACGGGTCCAGCCCGGAGGTGGGTTCATCCATGATCACGAGGTCGGGGTCGTGCATGAACGCCAGGACGATGGCGAGCATCTGCCTGTTCCCCCGGGAGTAGTCGCCCACCTTGCGGTCGAGCGGCGGGTCGAACAGTTCGAGCAGTTCCTCGCTGCGGACGTCGCCGCGGAGTCGACCGTGGTACGCCAACAGCCGACGCCCAGTGACGCCCTCGTCGAGGCCCGGTTCGCTCGGGAGGTAGCCCACGTTCGCGCGGGCCGCCCGTAGCGCCGCGGCGTCGGTCACGTCCGCGCCCAGCACCCGCGCGGTCCCACTGGTGGGCGACTGGAACCCGAGGAGGGTCCGGATGGTGGTCGTCTTGCCGGCGCCGTTGGGGCCGAGGAAGCCGAACACCTCGCCGCGTCGGACCGTCAGCGAGAGGTCTTCGATCCCCCGAACGGGGCCGTATCGCTTCGTGAGGCCGTCGGTCACGACCGGTTCGGTGCTCATTACAGTGAGATTCGTGCACGAAATGATGAGAATACCGGTGGATACGTCCACACACACTCTGGACCGAGCGGACCCGCCGGTCGACTCCAGCGCCGTTGAAACCGGCGCTGGATTGACGCTGTGCGGCGTTCGATTGCTTCGTGTATGTTCGACTACATCACAGAGCTGAACGAGGGGCCAGTGGTCGCGTTCCGCGTGTCCGACCGCGTGACCGAGGAGGACTTCGCCGCGTTGAGCGACGAGATGGACGAACGAATCGACGAACACGGCTCCGTGCGACTGTACGTCGAGTTCGACGGCATTCCACTCCCCGAGTTGGAGGCGCTCGACGACGACCTGAAGCTGTGGCGCCGCTACAGCAACGACATCTCCCGCTACGCAATCGTCGGCGAGGGGCGCCTGCTCAAGTGGGGCACCGCCGTCAGCGACCGGCTCACCGGTGTCGAGGTGGAGTTCTTCAACCGGGACGACCGCGAGGCGGCCCACGAGTGGATCGACGAGGGGATCACCGCGTAAGCGACGGCCGTCGGCGAGGCGATTTTATCCACGCGGAGCGGACCCACCGCCGTGCTCGGACTCCAGTTCTACGTCTGTGACCGCTGTGACGCCGTCCACTCGGGCGTCGAGGAGCCGCCGGCGTGTGCACGCTGTGGCGACGGACGATTCGCGAATATCACGACGGCGGTGCAGGGAGACTCGTACTTCACGCGGGCGAGTGCACCGGAGCGGTGATCGCAGACGACACCGAGCGCCCGCGATGGAGTGGTACCGGGTCACCCCCACGGCCCCGCCACCAGCGGCGATACGCTTGAGTCCCCGGCCCTCGCATCCGCGCTCGTGCTCGTCGAACAGCTCATGTCGCGCGAGGTGGTCACCTGCGACGCCGGCGGGTCGCTCCACGCGGCGGTCGAGCAGATGCTCGAGGCGACCGTCGGCAGCGTCATCGTCACGCGCGACGACGCGCCGGTCGCCATCCTCACCGAGACGGACGTGCTCCGAGCGACGGCCGTGACGGGCCGGCCGCTCGACGACATCCCGATCCGCCGAGTCGCGAGTCACCCGCTCGTCACCACGTCGCCGCGGACGACGATCCGCAACGCCGTCGGGACGATGACCGACAACGACGTCAAGAAACTGCCCGTGGTCGCGGGGACCGACCTCGTCGGTATCATCACACAAAGCGACATCGTCGCCCACTACGGCGACTTCATCCGGGAGGCACACCGCCTCAACGCCCAAGCCGACGCCTGGGAGGAGTGACCGGTGGAGCCCGTGTCCGGGAGTCGCAGGTGACTCGCGTCGGTCCACCCGGGCCGGCCGAGTACGTTCGAGCGACTCGGAACGGCGTGTAGTTTCACGTCGCTCGCGCTCGAACCACCAAGGTGTGATGCAGACTCGCCTCCGGACGCCGCCCGCGCTCGCCGGCGTCGACGTCGACCACGAGTTCCGCGAGGTGAACGGCGTGGGTCTCCACGTCGTCGCCGCGGGCGACCCGGCCGACCCGCTCGTCGTGCTCCTCCACGGCTTCCCGGAGTTCTGGTACGGGTGGCACCGTCAGATCGCCCCGCTCGTCGCGGCCGGCTACCGCGTCCTCGTCCCCGACCAACGCGGCTACAACCGCAGCGGCAAGCCCGCGGGCGTCAGGCCGTACCGCCTCACCGAGTTGTCGCGCGACGTGGTCGAGTTGATCCGCTCGGACGGCTACGAGTCGGCCCACATCGTCGGCCACGACTGGGGCGCGTTCGTCGCGTGGGACCTGGCGCTGCGCCACCCCGAGCGCGTCGACCGTCTCGGCGTCGTCAACGTCCCCCACCCGACGGTGTTCCGGCGCACTCTGCTGCGAAACCGCGAGCAACTGCGCCGGAGCTGGTACGCGTTCGCGTTCCAACTGCCGTTCGTGCCGGAGTGGGCGGCCGCCCGCGACGACTTCTCGCTGTGGGTCCGGCTGCTCGCGGGGAGCGTCCCCGACGGCACGTTCACCGAGGCGGACTTCGATCGGTACCGCCGGGCGTGGAGCCACCCGCGGACGGCGCGGTCGATGATCAACTGGTACCGGGCGGTGCCGCGGTACCCGCGACTCCCGCCGCGCGAGCGGGTGACGGCGCCGACGCTGATCGTGTGGGGGGAGCAAGACGAGGCGCTCGTGCCCGAGATGGCGCCCGAGAGTCGCTCCTACTGCGACGACGGGCGGCTCGAACGGTTCCCGAATGCGGGACACTTCGTCACCCACGAACGGCCCGACGCGGTCGCGGACCTCCTCGTCGACCACCTCGACGGGTAGCCTTCCCGATCTCGCACAATGACGGAGACGCCTCCGAGCCAGCGGGTCACGAGGCCGTTCGGAACGCGAAGCGCGCGCCGCCGTCGGCGCTCTCTTCGACGTCGAGCGCCCAGCCGTGGCCCTCTGCGACCGCCGAGACGATCGCGAGTCCGACGCCGGTGCCGCCGGCGCCGGAGACGCCCGGTTCGAGCACGTCCGCCCGGTCTTCGGGCGGGATCCCCGGGCCGTCGTCCGCGACGACGAAGCCGTCGGCGGCGTCGGCCACGGTGACGGTCACGTCGTCGCCGCCGTGTTCTGCGGCGTTGCGAAATAGGTTCTCCAACGCCTGCTTGAGGCGGAGGCGGTCCGCCTCGATGGTGCGGTCGGTCGCAAGCGTGAGGGTCGCGTCGGTCATCTCGACGCCCGCCCAGGCCTCTTCGGCGACGGCGTCGAGGTCGACCGCCTCGGTGTCGCCCACGGCCTTCCCGGTGCGAGTGAGCGTCAGCAGGTCCTCGATAATCTCGTCGATACGCTCGTGGGCGTCGGCGATCCGATCGAAGTGCTCAGGGTTGGGGTCGCGCTCCGCGAGTTCGGCGTAGCCGGTCGCGATCGAGAGGGGGTTGCGGAGGTCGTGGCTCACGACGCTGGCGAACTCGTCGAGCCGTTCGTTCCGCCGCTCCAGTTCCCGTTCGTGTTCCCGGCGGTCGGTGATGTCGTGGAGGATGTAGAGGTAGGCGTCCGTGTCGCTCCCCGTCCATTCGAGGTGGCGCTTCCGACACGTGACCCAGCGGTCGTCGTCGAGCGACAGTTCGCACGTCTCGTCGGCCGGCGTGTCGATCAGTTGGGGAACCGGGGCGGCGTCCGCGTGGGTCAACACCTCCCCGACCTCGCAGTCGGCGCCCAACATCGCCGCTGCCGCTGGGTTTCGGTCGAGGACTCGCCCGTCGGCGTCGGTGACGAGGATCCCGTCGGACACCTCCGAGAGAATCGCGTCGCGTTCGATCGGCGCGACCGTGAGGAGTTGGTACCGAACGAGCGCGACCGCCACCGTCACGCCGAACACCGCGAGTGCGACCGGCGTGAGGTCGATCATCGTCACGTCGAGGATGTACGACCCGACGCTCGCGCCGAGCGGGACCACCGCCCCCAGTGTGACGAGCCCCGCCTGTCGTCGGTACACGCTCGGTGCACGGATGCTCGTCAACACGATCCGAGCGACGCCCGCCAAGACGAATACGTAGGCGTAGCCGACGCACGCGAGGAACACCGGTCCGTGCACCACGTCGAGGGCCACGAACCCCCCGTAGCTCGACATCTGCACCTGCTCGCGGACGTACTGGTCGAGCGACGGCACCCACACCGACAGGCCCGCGACGACGGGGAACGCGACGGCGGCAGCGAGTCGCCGGCGGGTGACGGTCGCCCCCTTCCCGGCGTAGGTGAACGCGAACGCGCAAAACAGGATCGGGGCGACGAAGCCGGGGAGGTACTGGACGGAGTTCCACAGCACCTTCCACGCCTCCGTCGTCGCGAGCAACTGGAACGCGTAGGTGAGTGACCACACGGCGACGAGAAACATGAGCGCGACGAACAGCCGCGACCCCTCGGTGACGCTGCTCCGGCGTGCGATCACCG from Halobaculum marinum carries:
- a CDS encoding ABC transporter permease subunit, with amino-acid sequence MLATARFEGRRRLPASALIAVGLSAFAAMMVFLAPSLLGEVDLAAFVDQYPPALVDAFDLAAIGTIEGFIALELYQFVWLLGLGGYVAYSAAGTVAGDIEDDRLDTLLAAPVSRARVLGEKFLALAVPIVLVNVAVFVAVAAGTRLVNEPVALVDLLAVHALSVPYLLCCGAWGMLASVAAPRRSVAEGVAAGAVVAGFVVSTATAGTDVSWLGALSPTRYYDPLAILTASEYDLGGAAVLTAAAALLLVAAVVRFRGMDVQ
- a CDS encoding ABC transporter ATP-binding protein, whose translation is MSTEPVVTDGLTKRYGPVRGIEDLSLTVRRGEVFGFLGPNGAGKTTTIRTLLGFQSPTSGTARVLGADVTDAAALRAARANVGYLPSEPGLDEGVTGRRLLAYHGRLRGDVRSEELLELFDPPLDRKVGDYSRGNRQMLAIVLAFMHDPDLVIMDEPTSGLDPLKQEQFHAFVRAEQERGKTFFFSSHVLSEVRKVCDRVGIIREGRLIALEDVDDLLHRSGKVVRAEFANPVPADAFAVDGAHDVTVGDGESAATGTRAGTTVSFTYTGPYEPLLRRLLDHDLVDLAIEEAPLEDVFMRFYGGGVDGDGTVADVTGDESRAETDSDETVADDGERDGEVSTGAST
- a CDS encoding STAS/SEC14 domain-containing protein; translation: MFDYITELNEGPVVAFRVSDRVTEEDFAALSDEMDERIDEHGSVRLYVEFDGIPLPELEALDDDLKLWRRYSNDISRYAIVGEGRLLKWGTAVSDRLTGVEVEFFNRDDREAAHEWIDEGITA
- a CDS encoding CBS domain-containing protein, translating into MLVEQLMSREVVTCDAGGSLHAAVEQMLEATVGSVIVTRDDAPVAILTETDVLRATAVTGRPLDDIPIRRVASHPLVTTSPRTTIRNAVGTMTDNDVKKLPVVAGTDLVGIITQSDIVAHYGDFIREAHRLNAQADAWEE
- a CDS encoding alpha/beta fold hydrolase; this encodes MQTRLRTPPALAGVDVDHEFREVNGVGLHVVAAGDPADPLVVLLHGFPEFWYGWHRQIAPLVAAGYRVLVPDQRGYNRSGKPAGVRPYRLTELSRDVVELIRSDGYESAHIVGHDWGAFVAWDLALRHPERVDRLGVVNVPHPTVFRRTLLRNREQLRRSWYAFAFQLPFVPEWAAARDDFSLWVRLLAGSVPDGTFTEADFDRYRRAWSHPRTARSMINWYRAVPRYPRLPPRERVTAPTLIVWGEQDEALVPEMAPESRSYCDDGRLERFPNAGHFVTHERPDAVADLLVDHLDG
- a CDS encoding histidine kinase N-terminal 7TM domain-containing protein — its product is MQFPPIAFVLLFAAFLAAGAAVIARRSSVTEGSRLFVALMFLVAVWSLTYAFQLLATTEAWKVLWNSVQYLPGFVAPILFCAFAFTYAGKGATVTRRRLAAAVAFPVVAGLSVWVPSLDQYVREQVQMSSYGGFVALDVVHGPVFLACVGYAYVFVLAGVARIVLTSIRAPSVYRRQAGLVTLGAVVPLGASVGSYILDVTMIDLTPVALAVFGVTVAVALVRYQLLTVAPIERDAILSEVSDGILVTDADGRVLDRNPAAAAMLGADCEVGEVLTHADAAPVPQLIDTPADETCELSLDDDRWVTCRKRHLEWTGSDTDAYLYILHDITDRREHERELERRNERLDEFASVVSHDLRNPLSIATGYAELAERDPNPEHFDRIADAHERIDEIIEDLLTLTRTGKAVGDTEAVDLDAVAEEAWAGVEMTDATLTLATDRTIEADRLRLKQALENLFRNAAEHGGDDVTVTVADAADGFVVADDGPGIPPEDRADVLEPGVSGAGGTGVGLAIVSAVAEGHGWALDVEESADGGARFAFRTAS